Proteins found in one Lutimonas zeaxanthinifaciens genomic segment:
- the uvrA gene encoding excinuclease ABC subunit UvrA, with amino-acid sequence MNNSNFKDFISISGASLHNLKNLDVKIPRNKLVVLTGLSGSGKSSLAFDTLYAEGQRRYVESLSSYARQFMGKLNKPKVTSIKGISPAIAIEQKVNSTNPRSTVGTTTEIYDYLKLLYARIGRTYSPISGKEVKKDSVSDVIDHIKGMEIGEKVLLIAPVHTDETRELPMVISILKQQGFSRLLVDGKTIRIDKFDPNTNSDVWLVVDRIVIQEGEDFYNRLADSIQTAFYEGKGDCSLQLIDSEKRITFSNRFEQDGITFLEPNVHFFSFNNPYGACKNCEGYGNIIGIDDDLVIPNTSLSIYDDAILPWKSDSFRIYKEELVLNAYKFDFPIHKPIFELSEEQYALLWNGNEYFSGLHQFFKHLEEKSYKIQYRVMLSRYRGKTKCTTCNGKRLRKEATYVKVHGKDITELVDLPIDEVLDFFNQLELSKYEAQIAKRLLTEIRNRLSFLNDVGLNYLSLNRNSNTLSGGESQRINLATSLGSSLVGSMYILDEPSIGLHSRDTERLINVLFKLRDLGNTVIVVEHDEDIIRVADHVIDIGPEAGSFGGELVAEGAVEKILKSDSLTAKYLNGQLKIEIPQKRRSSKKYIEILGARANNLKNIDVKLPLNSLTMITGVSGSGKSTLIRNILYPALQKEIHKYGEKPGQFSEIKGAISSLQNIEFINQNPIGRSSRSNPVTYIKAYDDIRGLYTDQKLSKIRGYKAKFFSFNVDGGRCDTCKGEGEVTIEMQFMADVHLECETCKGKRFKKEVLEIEYEGKNINDILETTVDEAIEFFSENGENKIVNKLKPLQDVGLGYVQLGQASSTLSGGEAQRIKLASFLVKGNSKEKTLFIFDEPSTGLHFHDINKLLKSFNALIDKGHSIIVIEHNLDLIKCADHIVDLGPEGGKKGGAVIAQGTPEEIEQIQGSYTAKYLKEKLA; translated from the coding sequence TTGAATAACAGTAATTTTAAAGATTTTATATCAATATCCGGTGCCTCACTTCATAATTTGAAGAATTTAGACGTAAAAATTCCAAGAAATAAGCTTGTTGTGCTCACCGGACTCTCCGGATCGGGCAAATCAAGCCTTGCTTTTGACACACTTTATGCTGAAGGTCAGCGCAGATATGTGGAAAGTTTGTCCTCTTATGCGAGGCAGTTCATGGGAAAATTAAATAAACCAAAAGTAACCTCCATCAAAGGGATATCTCCTGCGATAGCCATCGAGCAGAAAGTAAACAGCACTAATCCAAGATCAACAGTTGGAACAACTACTGAAATCTATGATTATTTAAAACTATTGTATGCCAGAATAGGGCGAACTTATTCTCCTATATCGGGAAAAGAAGTAAAAAAAGACTCGGTTTCTGATGTAATTGATCACATAAAAGGCATGGAGATAGGTGAAAAAGTTCTACTGATTGCTCCGGTTCATACCGACGAGACGAGAGAATTGCCCATGGTCATCTCAATTTTAAAGCAACAAGGGTTTTCAAGATTACTCGTTGACGGTAAAACAATTCGTATTGACAAATTTGATCCAAATACAAATAGTGATGTCTGGCTGGTTGTTGATCGGATAGTGATTCAGGAAGGTGAGGATTTTTACAACAGGCTCGCGGATTCAATACAAACGGCCTTTTACGAAGGTAAAGGTGATTGTTCGCTTCAACTGATTGATTCTGAAAAAAGAATAACCTTTAGTAACCGATTTGAACAGGATGGGATAACTTTTCTGGAACCCAATGTACATTTTTTCAGCTTTAACAATCCGTATGGAGCATGTAAAAACTGCGAGGGTTATGGAAACATTATCGGAATAGATGATGATCTGGTTATCCCAAACACTTCCTTATCTATTTATGACGATGCCATCTTACCCTGGAAAAGTGACTCGTTCCGTATTTATAAGGAAGAATTAGTATTAAATGCTTATAAATTTGATTTTCCGATACATAAACCCATATTTGAATTAAGTGAAGAACAGTACGCGTTACTATGGAACGGAAACGAATATTTCAGTGGGTTGCATCAATTCTTTAAGCACTTGGAAGAAAAGAGCTATAAGATTCAGTATCGTGTCATGCTTTCTAGATACAGGGGGAAAACCAAATGTACAACCTGTAACGGTAAGCGCCTGAGAAAAGAGGCGACTTATGTAAAGGTGCATGGCAAGGATATTACGGAACTGGTAGACCTACCCATCGATGAGGTTCTGGATTTTTTTAATCAATTAGAACTTTCAAAATATGAGGCACAAATAGCTAAAAGGCTATTAACCGAAATTAGGAACAGATTGAGTTTTCTTAATGATGTTGGATTGAATTATTTGAGTTTGAACAGAAACTCCAATACGCTGTCCGGAGGAGAAAGTCAACGAATTAACTTAGCTACCTCTTTAGGAAGCAGCCTGGTAGGATCTATGTATATTCTTGACGAACCGAGTATAGGATTACATTCACGGGATACCGAAAGACTGATCAATGTGCTTTTTAAGCTGAGAGATCTTGGAAATACTGTAATTGTGGTTGAACATGACGAAGATATTATCCGGGTAGCGGATCATGTGATTGATATTGGTCCGGAAGCAGGTAGCTTTGGAGGAGAGCTGGTTGCTGAAGGCGCCGTTGAAAAGATATTAAAATCAGATTCTCTGACGGCTAAATACCTGAATGGTCAACTTAAAATTGAAATTCCGCAAAAAAGACGAAGTTCAAAAAAATATATTGAAATACTGGGCGCAAGGGCCAATAACCTTAAGAACATTGATGTAAAACTCCCTTTGAATTCACTTACGATGATCACAGGAGTTTCAGGAAGTGGTAAAAGTACGCTGATCAGAAACATCCTTTACCCTGCCCTTCAAAAGGAAATTCATAAATATGGTGAAAAACCGGGTCAATTTTCCGAGATAAAAGGAGCAATCAGTTCCCTGCAAAATATTGAATTTATCAACCAAAATCCCATAGGAAGGTCGAGCCGATCAAATCCAGTAACCTATATCAAGGCCTATGATGATATTCGCGGGCTTTATACAGATCAAAAACTATCCAAAATCAGAGGATATAAGGCCAAATTCTTTTCGTTTAATGTTGACGGGGGTCGTTGTGACACTTGCAAAGGAGAAGGAGAGGTCACCATAGAAATGCAGTTCATGGCCGATGTTCACCTTGAGTGTGAAACGTGTAAAGGAAAAAGATTTAAAAAGGAAGTGTTAGAAATCGAATACGAGGGTAAGAACATTAACGACATTCTGGAGACTACCGTGGATGAGGCGATTGAGTTCTTTTCGGAAAACGGTGAAAATAAAATTGTAAACAAATTAAAACCCTTACAGGATGTGGGGCTTGGATATGTACAACTTGGGCAGGCATCTTCAACGCTCTCCGGCGGTGAGGCACAACGAATCAAACTGGCGTCCTTCCTTGTAAAAGGAAACAGCAAGGAGAAGACTTTGTTCATTTTTGACGAACCATCCACCGGGCTTCATTTTCACGATATCAATAAATTACTTAAATCTTTCAATGCATTGATTGATAAGGGTCATTCAATTATTGTGATCGAGCATAACCTGGACCTGATCAAATGTGCCGACCATATTGTCGACCTGGGACCTGAAGGGGGGAAAAAAGGCGGTGCTGTAATCGCACAAGGAACCCCCGAAGAAATTGAACAGATTCAAGGTTCCTATACCGCAAAATATCTAAAGGAAAAACTCGCTTAA
- a CDS encoding tetratricopeptide repeat protein, whose translation MKNLYTAFIMSLIGVSIFAQASKEESIAIEKEIIKNAKRFGDQNVATYSMYKLISLEGENSTYKDSLAYIYFSTRKYASCFLMANEVLERDPKNQAILELKAISLESIGALDKSMEAYSELFALSNNNYHGYNVAKLQLSMNKFEEAYATIKKVETLNDTGKVQVNFSINQNHTQQIELLAAIPYLKGVIEEELNKIPEAKSSYEKALKIQPEFVLAKEKRDKLN comes from the coding sequence ATGAAAAATTTGTACACGGCTTTTATCATGAGCCTTATTGGAGTATCCATTTTTGCTCAGGCATCTAAAGAAGAATCTATAGCTATTGAAAAGGAGATCATTAAAAATGCAAAAAGATTCGGCGATCAGAATGTGGCTACCTACAGTATGTACAAACTGATTTCTTTAGAAGGAGAAAACAGTACATATAAAGACAGTCTTGCATATATCTATTTTTCAACAAGAAAATATGCTTCTTGTTTTTTAATGGCCAATGAAGTTTTGGAGAGAGATCCAAAGAATCAGGCCATTCTGGAGTTAAAAGCCATATCCCTTGAATCTATAGGAGCCCTTGATAAGAGCATGGAGGCTTATTCAGAATTATTTGCCCTGAGTAATAATAATTATCACGGGTATAACGTTGCCAAGCTTCAACTGTCTATGAATAAATTTGAGGAGGCTTATGCCACAATTAAGAAAGTAGAGACCTTGAATGATACCGGAAAGGTTCAGGTAAATTTCTCTATAAACCAGAATCATACGCAACAAATAGAGTTACTGGCTGCTATACCTTATCTAAAAGGTGTCATTGAGGAGGAGCTTAATAAAATTCCTGAAGCTAAGTCCAGTTATGAGAAAGCACTCAAAATTCAACCTGAGTTTGTTCTTGCGAAAGAAAAACGTGATAAACTGAATTAA
- the bshB1 gene encoding bacillithiol biosynthesis deacetylase BshB1 gives MEKLDILAIGAHPDDVELGCAATLAKEISNGKKVGILDLTRGELGTRGSAEIRDKEAAKAAEILGVHVRENLGFKDGFFVNDEKHQMEVIRVIRNYKPEIVLCNAVQDRHIDHAKGSKLVSDACFLSGLRKIETFEDGNLQDSWRPDRVYHYIQWENLKPDFVVDVTGFIEKKIEAVMAYGSQFYDPSSKEPVSPISSKNFLDSITYRARDLGRLIGKDHAEGFTVERHLAVDNLDMLL, from the coding sequence ATGGAAAAATTAGACATTTTAGCAATAGGGGCCCATCCTGATGACGTGGAATTGGGGTGCGCCGCGACCCTGGCAAAGGAGATCTCAAATGGTAAAAAAGTAGGGATTCTGGACCTTACCCGGGGAGAACTTGGAACAAGAGGATCAGCAGAGATAAGAGATAAAGAAGCGGCTAAAGCAGCTGAGATCCTCGGTGTGCATGTTCGGGAAAACCTGGGGTTTAAAGATGGATTCTTTGTGAATGACGAAAAACATCAGATGGAAGTGATCAGGGTGATAAGAAATTATAAACCTGAAATTGTTTTGTGTAATGCGGTTCAGGATCGACATATAGACCATGCCAAAGGCAGTAAACTGGTTTCTGATGCCTGTTTTCTGTCAGGGCTGAGGAAAATAGAGACTTTCGAGGATGGTAACTTGCAGGATTCATGGCGGCCTGATCGGGTTTACCACTATATTCAGTGGGAGAATTTAAAGCCTGATTTTGTTGTGGATGTGACTGGTTTTATCGAGAAAAAAATAGAGGCTGTTATGGCCTATGGATCCCAGTTTTACGATCCGTCCTCTAAAGAACCGGTATCACCTATATCCAGTAAGAACTTTTTGGACAGTATAACCTACAGGGCCCGGGACCTTGGACGCCTTATCGGAAAAGATCACGCTGAGGGCTTTACAGTTGAGCGCCATTTGGCCGTTGACAACCTGGATATGTTACTCTGA
- a CDS encoding trans-sulfuration enzyme family protein, whose product MTRKTNHTACIHEGQIQDQQFGGAISPIYLATSYPFMDVEEKRYPRYFNTPNQQVIAKKLAALENAEAALPFSSGMAAISTSLFAFLESGDHVVFQNEIYGGSHHLVQEEFSKYGIAYSFTKGMEISDFESEIRENTKVIYMETPSNPLLNITDVRGVAKLAKEKGLISMIDNTFASPINQTPLDLGVNLVIHSATKYLGGHSDISAGAVAGNKELVDRVMYKGRNFGGNLSDFMCFLLERSMKTLALRIEKHNENAQFIAEKLTEIALVKKVYYPGLKSHNKHELAREQMYGFGGMLSFDLADDIDAKSFQHKLKMIKSSMSLAGIESTIIQPSLTSHALLSYEERMKLGISDNLLRLSVGLENKEDILDDLIQAFEK is encoded by the coding sequence ATGACAAGGAAAACCAACCATACAGCATGCATTCACGAGGGCCAGATCCAGGATCAGCAATTTGGAGGAGCTATTTCTCCAATATATCTGGCAACATCTTATCCGTTTATGGATGTTGAGGAAAAAAGATACCCAAGGTATTTTAATACCCCAAATCAACAAGTGATAGCCAAAAAACTTGCGGCATTGGAAAATGCTGAGGCGGCACTGCCCTTTTCCAGTGGTATGGCTGCGATAAGCACGAGTCTGTTTGCATTTCTTGAAAGTGGTGACCATGTTGTATTTCAAAATGAGATTTATGGTGGCAGCCATCATCTTGTGCAGGAAGAATTTTCTAAATACGGGATTGCTTATTCGTTTACCAAAGGGATGGAAATCTCTGATTTTGAAAGCGAGATCCGAGAAAACACAAAGGTGATCTATATGGAAACACCCTCGAATCCGCTATTAAATATAACCGATGTTCGAGGAGTAGCCAAACTGGCCAAAGAGAAGGGGCTAATTAGTATGATTGACAACACTTTTGCCTCACCTATCAACCAGACTCCACTGGATTTAGGTGTAAATCTGGTAATACACAGCGCGACCAAATATCTGGGAGGACACAGTGATATTAGTGCCGGAGCCGTAGCCGGTAACAAGGAATTGGTGGACAGGGTAATGTATAAGGGAAGAAACTTTGGTGGAAATCTGAGTGATTTTATGTGTTTTTTACTAGAGCGAAGTATGAAAACACTGGCATTGAGAATCGAAAAACACAATGAAAATGCCCAGTTTATAGCAGAGAAGTTGACTGAAATCGCATTGGTTAAAAAAGTTTATTATCCGGGTTTGAAAAGTCACAATAAGCATGAGTTAGCAAGGGAACAAATGTATGGGTTTGGCGGAATGCTGTCATTTGATCTTGCAGATGATATTGATGCAAAATCTTTTCAACATAAACTGAAAATGATCAAATCTTCAATGAGCCTTGCCGGAATCGAATCTACCATAATACAACCGAGTTTGACTTCGCATGCGCTACTGTCTTATGAAGAAAGAATGAAGCTGGGAATCTCGGATAATTTACTGCGATTGTCTGTGGGGCTTGAAAATAAAGAAGATATACTTGATGATTTAATTCAGGCTTTTGAAAAATAA
- the ggt gene encoding gamma-glutamyltransferase, giving the protein MRDRNKGYKFLVVFLWLGLGILGCEDKDRSKVTEDRHKTGVIAEHGMVVSARGEASKIGLEILKKGGNAFDAMIATDLALAVSYPQAGNIGGGGFMVFRKSDGETGSIDFREKAPLNASRDMYLDDDGNPIPDKSRTGGMAVGVPGTIAGLFEIHSKLGSLPFEVLINPAIKLANKGVVVTEMQAGNFNGVKEKVKMVNGEESFIHRVWKPGDTMKLPELANTLERIRDHGPDEFYQGKTGELLVEHLQSLDGIITLEDLAKYKPIWRDPVESDYRSYKIISMGPPSSGGICLSQLLKSVEPFDFKKIKHNGASYIQLLTESERRVYADRAYFLGDPDFIDIPVETLLSSEYNKQRMENFSFDSATPSSEVSHGNIEVFESDQTTHYSIVDAKGNAVAVTTTLNSAYGSKVFVKAAGFFLNNEMDDFSSKVGHPNSYGLVGAEANAIAPEKRMLSSMTPTIVEEKGQLKMVVGSPGGSTIMTSVFQNILNVLEYDMGMQESVSSDRFHHQWLPDRILFEKTFDTIQFEFLRQKGYHPKIRPGSGSLGRVDAILVLENGKLEAGADPRGDDTAAGY; this is encoded by the coding sequence ATGAGAGATAGAAATAAAGGTTATAAATTTCTGGTTGTCTTTCTTTGGCTTGGTTTAGGAATTTTAGGATGTGAGGACAAAGATAGGAGTAAGGTTACCGAAGATCGGCACAAAACAGGTGTTATAGCTGAGCATGGAATGGTAGTAAGTGCCCGTGGTGAAGCTTCAAAAATAGGCCTTGAGATTTTAAAAAAAGGGGGTAACGCGTTTGACGCGATGATCGCTACAGATCTTGCTCTCGCCGTATCTTATCCCCAGGCCGGAAATATTGGAGGCGGAGGATTTATGGTTTTCCGAAAATCGGATGGTGAAACCGGAAGCATTGACTTTAGGGAGAAAGCGCCTTTAAACGCATCAAGAGATATGTATCTCGATGACGATGGTAATCCAATTCCGGATAAAAGTAGGACAGGAGGCATGGCGGTTGGGGTGCCTGGAACCATTGCAGGGCTATTCGAAATACATAGTAAATTAGGAAGTTTACCCTTTGAGGTTCTCATTAATCCTGCTATCAAATTAGCAAATAAAGGTGTAGTTGTTACCGAGATGCAAGCTGGTAATTTTAACGGAGTAAAAGAAAAGGTTAAAATGGTCAATGGGGAAGAATCTTTTATACACAGAGTCTGGAAGCCAGGAGACACCATGAAGTTACCTGAATTGGCCAATACCCTTGAAAGGATCAGGGATCATGGCCCTGATGAATTTTACCAGGGAAAAACCGGTGAATTGCTTGTTGAACATTTGCAGAGCCTTGACGGAATAATCACCTTGGAGGATCTTGCGAAGTACAAACCGATCTGGCGTGATCCCGTAGAATCTGATTATCGGTCCTATAAAATAATTTCAATGGGGCCACCTTCGAGTGGCGGTATATGTCTTTCACAACTTTTAAAGAGTGTCGAGCCATTTGATTTTAAAAAGATTAAACACAATGGAGCCTCTTATATACAGTTGCTTACGGAATCAGAAAGACGTGTTTATGCCGATCGAGCCTATTTTCTAGGTGATCCGGATTTTATTGATATCCCTGTAGAAACTTTACTTTCTTCAGAATACAACAAGCAAAGAATGGAAAATTTTTCCTTCGATTCAGCCACTCCTTCATCTGAAGTTTCACACGGGAATATTGAGGTATTCGAAAGTGATCAAACCACACATTATTCTATCGTGGATGCGAAGGGAAATGCAGTTGCCGTTACAACCACCTTAAATAGTGCATATGGTTCAAAGGTCTTTGTTAAAGCCGCCGGTTTTTTTCTAAATAATGAAATGGATGATTTCAGCTCAAAAGTGGGCCATCCTAATAGTTATGGTCTTGTTGGAGCAGAAGCCAACGCAATAGCTCCTGAGAAAAGGATGCTAAGTTCCATGACTCCAACCATTGTAGAAGAAAAAGGCCAATTAAAAATGGTAGTGGGGTCTCCAGGGGGATCCACGATCATGACATCTGTTTTTCAGAATATTCTCAATGTACTGGAATACGATATGGGAATGCAGGAATCAGTTTCTTCTGATAGATTTCACCATCAATGGTTACCCGATAGAATTCTATTCGAAAAAACATTTGATACGATTCAGTTTGAATTTTTAAGACAGAAAGGATACCATCCAAAGATAAGACCAGGATCAGGATCCTTAGGGCGTGTAGACGCCATTCTGGTGTTGGAGAATGGAAAGCTCGAAGCCGGCGCGGATCCAAGAGGAGACGACACAGCTGCAGGATACTAG
- a CDS encoding ACP phosphodiesterase, producing MNYLAHIYLSRDQEMVSLGNFMADHIKGSKYKSYSEPLQIGILLHRQIDSFTDAHPVSRRSKRRLHDRYGLFRGIIIDIFYDHFLAKNWKEYSAMDLKQYSENFYELLVKHEEVLPQKVVMLSNYMIKDNWLLSYADIDGIAQVLNGMNRRTGSISEMDRAVEDLEEHYQEFENDFRLFFKDLCEFSDQKMNEIKRLYER from the coding sequence ATGAATTATTTGGCTCATATTTATCTTTCCCGTGATCAGGAAATGGTTAGCTTAGGAAATTTTATGGCAGATCATATCAAGGGGAGCAAGTATAAAAGTTACAGTGAGCCCTTACAAATTGGCATTTTGCTTCACAGACAGATTGACTCATTCACGGATGCACATCCTGTTTCAAGAAGAAGTAAGCGAAGGTTACATGACAGATACGGCCTTTTTAGGGGGATCATAATTGATATATTCTATGATCATTTCCTTGCCAAAAACTGGAAGGAATATTCTGCTATGGATTTAAAACAATATTCTGAAAATTTTTACGAGCTGCTCGTGAAGCATGAAGAGGTACTTCCTCAAAAAGTTGTGATGCTTTCCAATTACATGATCAAGGATAACTGGTTGCTGAGTTATGCAGATATTGATGGAATTGCACAGGTTCTGAACGGTATGAATCGACGCACGGGAAGTATATCTGAAATGGATAGGGCAGTTGAGGACCTGGAGGAGCATTATCAGGAGTTTGAAAATGATTTTAGGCTGTTTTTTAAGGATTTATGTGAATTTTCGGATCAAAAAATGAATGAAATAAAACGATTGTATGAGAGATAG
- the rocD gene encoding ornithine--oxo-acid transaminase — MLVKDNQSSKAAIALEDKYGAHNYHPLPVVLKKGEGVFVWDVEGNKYYDFLSAYSAVNQGHCHPRIINKLKEQAETLTLTSRAFYNDQLGVYEKFMSNYFGFDKILPMNTGAEAVETAIKLCRKYAYEKKGISENEAKIIVCENNFHGRTTTVISFSNDETARKNFGPYTPGFVKIPYDDVEALKEVIETTENIAGFLVEPIQGEAGVYVPQEGYLKKAREICAQNDILFIADEVQTGIARTGRLLATCGNCSCPEKNCSGTPEVKPDILILGKALSGGAYPVSAVLANDPIMEVITPGVHGSTFGGNPIAAAVAMEALKVIRDEDLASNAYKLGKIFRKEMESLIEENDLVTHVRGKGLLNAIVINEKEDSDLAWNICVKLKENGLLAKPTHGNIIRFAPPLVMTEEQLMDCVDIIKKTLDSMIQQVDL; from the coding sequence ATGTTAGTGAAGGATAATCAATCTTCTAAGGCTGCAATAGCTCTGGAAGATAAATACGGAGCCCATAATTACCACCCGCTTCCGGTTGTACTGAAAAAAGGTGAGGGTGTTTTTGTATGGGACGTGGAAGGAAACAAATATTATGACTTTTTATCAGCCTATTCTGCTGTTAACCAAGGTCATTGTCATCCAAGAATAATCAATAAGCTAAAGGAACAGGCGGAAACCCTGACCCTGACCTCAAGAGCGTTTTACAACGATCAGCTCGGCGTCTATGAAAAGTTTATGAGCAATTATTTTGGATTTGACAAAATTCTTCCGATGAATACAGGTGCGGAAGCTGTTGAAACCGCGATTAAGCTATGCAGAAAATATGCATATGAAAAGAAAGGCATATCCGAAAACGAAGCAAAGATCATTGTTTGTGAAAACAATTTTCATGGAAGAACCACGACCGTTATTTCATTCTCCAACGATGAAACTGCCAGAAAGAATTTTGGGCCCTATACACCGGGATTTGTAAAAATTCCCTATGACGATGTGGAGGCACTGAAAGAAGTTATCGAAACCACTGAAAATATTGCCGGATTCCTCGTGGAACCCATACAGGGAGAAGCCGGGGTTTATGTCCCTCAGGAAGGATATTTGAAAAAGGCTCGTGAGATATGTGCGCAAAATGATATTCTTTTTATTGCGGATGAAGTTCAAACGGGAATTGCACGGACAGGAAGATTACTGGCCACTTGTGGAAATTGCAGTTGTCCTGAAAAAAATTGCTCGGGAACACCGGAGGTAAAACCTGATATATTAATCCTGGGAAAAGCTTTGAGTGGCGGTGCATATCCGGTTTCAGCGGTACTTGCCAATGATCCCATTATGGAAGTAATTACCCCGGGAGTACATGGTTCAACTTTTGGTGGGAATCCCATTGCCGCGGCCGTAGCGATGGAGGCACTAAAAGTGATAAGAGATGAAGACCTGGCATCAAACGCCTATAAGCTGGGCAAGATTTTTAGAAAGGAAATGGAATCCCTTATCGAGGAAAATGACCTGGTAACCCATGTAAGAGGAAAAGGCCTTTTAAATGCCATTGTGATCAATGAAAAAGAAGACAGTGATCTGGCATGGAATATTTGTGTGAAGCTTAAAGAAAATGGACTTCTGGCCAAACCTACTCATGGAAATATTATCCGTTTTGCCCCTCCTTTAGTTATGACCGAAGAACAACTTATGGATTGTGTTGATATCATAAAAAAAACTTTAGATTCAATGATACAACAAGTTGATTTATAG
- a CDS encoding Crp/Fnr family transcriptional regulator codes for MKEDCEKCVIRDLNSLSSVTGRELHQIAKKKSSLHIQKGEVIFSEGTSLRGVYCLRNGKCKLTKLAPNGKEQIVRFIRRGELVGHRSVISNSVAHLTVTALEEMDVCFIPKHEILELFKNNSEFSMEITKSLAEDLDEANSSIANMAQKNVRERLAESLLFFDKIFGVDKDGYISVTLTREEIANAIGTATESTIRLLSEFKKEGYISLQGKKIRIEDKVKLQHLTEGY; via the coding sequence ATGAAAGAAGATTGTGAAAAATGCGTAATCAGAGATTTGAATTCCTTAAGTTCTGTAACTGGTAGAGAGTTACATCAAATAGCGAAGAAAAAATCCTCACTTCATATTCAGAAAGGGGAGGTGATTTTCAGTGAAGGAACATCCTTGAGAGGCGTTTATTGTTTGCGAAACGGTAAATGTAAATTAACGAAGCTCGCACCAAACGGAAAGGAGCAAATTGTCAGGTTTATCAGAAGAGGCGAATTGGTAGGTCACAGATCAGTTATAAGTAATTCTGTGGCACATTTAACGGTTACTGCATTGGAAGAGATGGATGTCTGTTTTATACCCAAACACGAGATATTGGAACTTTTTAAGAATAATTCTGAATTCTCCATGGAGATCACTAAATCATTGGCTGAGGATCTTGATGAGGCGAACTCCTCAATTGCCAATATGGCGCAAAAAAATGTGAGAGAGAGGTTGGCAGAATCTCTCTTATTTTTTGATAAAATTTTTGGAGTAGATAAAGATGGATATATCTCGGTGACCCTCACGAGAGAGGAAATTGCTAATGCCATTGGAACTGCTACTGAATCGACAATTCGTCTGTTATCTGAATTTAAGAAAGAAGGTTATATTTCTTTGCAAGGAAAGAAAATAAGAATCGAAGACAAAGTAAAACTTCAACACCTCACAGAGGGCTATTAA